Proteins encoded within one genomic window of Brassica rapa cultivar Chiifu-401-42 chromosome A09, CAAS_Brap_v3.01, whole genome shotgun sequence:
- the LOC103833922 gene encoding uncharacterized protein LOC103833922: MDNSSSINSTASTTSNLSTASFEKIDQAASWVGTTVISAFFASLERCSCVNLSTSDDDDDDDDESHSRPLALSPAPHPDDIV, from the coding sequence ATGGATAACAGCAGCAGCATCAACTCCACCGCCTCTACCACGTCCAATCTGAGCACTGCTTCCTTCGAAAAGATCGATCAGGCGGCGAGCTGGGTGGGCACAACCGTCATATCCGCCTTCTTTGCCTCCCTCGAGCGTTGCTCCTGCGTTAATCTATCAACCTCCGACGATgatgacgacgacgacgacgaatCCCACAGCCGTCCCCTTGCTCTCTCCCCCGCTCCTCACCCAGACGACATTGTTTAG